In Carassius carassius chromosome 19, fCarCar2.1, whole genome shotgun sequence, a single genomic region encodes these proteins:
- the LOC132095103 gene encoding cell cycle control protein 50A-like produces MGKKQAGTGPLSRRPDNSAFKQQRLPAWSPSLTANTVLPTFYILSLVCLLLGIWLLITVENTHELKVDYTKAETCEECFSLRKSAIDSTTACTCTVSFHVPKTFPGDVFFYYGLRNFHQNLRRYMDSRDDAQMVGRKNNLKTPSSYCAPFDYDADRNPIAPCGAVANSMFNDSLTVMYNPMDGSKIQVPLYRKGIAWYTDKNVKFRNPPTNNTFPLQQAFERTTRPLYWQRPVYELDDTDSNNNGFINDDLIVWMREAAFPNFKKLYGVLNRAQGPFTEGLPAGNYTLSINYNFPVEPFRGRKELVISTVTWFGGQNYFLPIAYLVTSGLILVTAVVLTMVYVKVGKKGKNMEE; encoded by the exons ATGGGAAAGAAACAGGCAGGTACAGGGCCACTGTCGAGGCGTCCGGATAACTCGGCGTTTAAACAGCAGAGGTTACCCGCCTGGTCTCCATCTCTCACGGCAAACACTGTGCTGCCAACCTTCTACATCCTCTCTCTCGTGTGCTTGTTACTGGGCATATGGCTCCTCATCACTGTTGAGAACACACACGAACTGAAG GTGGACTACACCAAAGCTGAAACATGTGAAGAATGCTTCAGTTTGAGGAAGAGTGCCATCGACTCCACAACAGCCTGTACGTGCACAGTCAGCTTCCACGTACCGAAAACCTTTCCG GGCGATGTTTTCTTTTACTACGGTCTGAGGAACTTTCATCAGAACCTGCGGAGGTACATGGACTCCCGCGATGATGCACAGATGGTGGGGAGGAAGAACAACCTGAAG ACACCGAGTTCATACTGTGCTCCCTTCGATTACGATGCAGACAGAAACCCCATTGCCCCCTGCGGTGCCGTGGCCAACAGCATGTTCAATG acTCATTAACAGTGATGTATAATCCAATGGATGGGTCAAAAATACAAGTCCCACTCTACAGGAAGGGCATTGCTTGGTACACGGACAAAAACGTCAAGTTCCGTAACCCTCCGACCAACAACACATTCCCTCTCCAACAAGCCTTTGAAC GCACGACTAGGCCCTTGTATTGGCAGCGTCCAGTTTATGAGCTGGATGACACAGACTCCAACAACAATGGCTTTATAAATGACGACCTGATTGTTTGGATGAGAGAGGCAGCCTTCCCTAATTTCAAAAAGCTTTATGGGGTTCTCAATCGTGCTCAAGGGCCTTTCACTGAAGGCCTGCCTGCTGGCAACTACACCCTCTCTATAAATTACA ATTTCCCTGTCGAGCCCTTTAGAGGTCGGAAGGAGCTGGTGATCTCAACGGTGACCTGGTTTGGTGGGCAGAATTACTTCCTGCCCATAGCATACCTGGTCACCAGTGGACTGATCTTGGTGACGGCTGTCGTACTCACAATGGTGTATGTGAAAGTGGGCAAAAAGGGCAAGAACATGGAGGAATAG
- the cmss1 gene encoding protein CMSS1 isoform X2, with protein sequence MADDLGDEWWTQGDNSGVSEVEEDTQPLEEEQPKKSTSKKRKGEKQVQDNTKKKKRKKTVKKECFITQERSEEKDDKESNKNKKRRKKKTITDVLTSAEPVPGSPADLVSLLKSHHSQTRSVIEQEELMLSESCFLSSNDLTHSLSSYLKEVCPKWAKIQKQHSQTRSVVLLIVCGSALRTIDLIKHLIAFKGQAKVLKLFAKHIKVDEQIKLLSKGVTHIAVGTPGRICALLEKEGLTTQGLKYLVLDWNYRDQKHRRMVDIPEVKGDLLKMMDHGLIQSCREGTVKIGLF encoded by the exons ATGGCTGATGATTTGGGAGACGAGTGGTGGACCCAGGGCGACAATTCAG GTGTGTCAGAGGTAGAGGAGGACACACAGCCACTTGAAGAAGAACAACCGAAGAAATCTACCTCAAAGAAAAGGAAGGGTGAAAAACAGGTTCAAGACAACACCAAgaaaaagaagaggaagaaaaCGGTTAAG AAAGAATGTTTCATCACACAGGAGAGATCAGAGGAGAAAGACGATAAGGAGTCCAACAAAAACAAGAAGAGAAGAAAG AAGAAAACCATCACAGATGTTCTGACGAGCGCCGAGCCGGTGCCGGGCTCTCCAGCTGACCTTGTGAGCCTTTTAAAGAGTCACCACAGCCAGACCCGCTCTGTTATTGAGCAGGAGGAACTGATGCTAAGCG AGTCTTGTTTCCTCAGCTCTAATGACCTTACACATAGCTTGTCTTCCTACCTCAAAGAAG TTTGTCCAAAGTGGGCAAAAATACAGAAGCAGCACAGCCAGACCCGTTCAGTGGTGTTGCTCATCGTTTGCGGATCTGCTCTAAGAACGATTGATCTCATTAA GCATCTGATAGCGTTCAAAGGACAAGCTAAAGTGCTGAAGCTGTTCGCAAAACACATCAAGGTGGATGAACAGATAAAGTTACTGAGTAAAGGTGTGACCCATATTGCTGTTGGAACTCCTGGGAGAATTTGTGCTCTGTTAGAGAAAG AGGGTTTGACTACACAAGGACTAAAATATCTGGTTCTGGACTGGAACTACCGAGACCAGAAGCACAGGAGAATGGTGGATATACCAGAG GTGAAAGGAGACTTGCTGAAAATGATGGACCATGGTCTAATTCAGAGCTGCAGGGAAGGAACAGTTAAAATAGGACTCTTTTAA
- the cmss1 gene encoding protein CMSS1 isoform X1, protein MADDLGDEWWTQGDNSGVSEVEEDTQPLEEEQPKKSTSKKRKGEKQVQDNTKKKKRKKTVKKECFITQERSEEKDDKESNKNKKRRKKKKTITDVLTSAEPVPGSPADLVSLLKSHHSQTRSVIEQEELMLSESCFLSSNDLTHSLSSYLKEVCPKWAKIQKQHSQTRSVVLLIVCGSALRTIDLIKHLIAFKGQAKVLKLFAKHIKVDEQIKLLSKGVTHIAVGTPGRICALLEKEGLTTQGLKYLVLDWNYRDQKHRRMVDIPEVKGDLLKMMDHGLIQSCREGTVKIGLF, encoded by the exons ATGGCTGATGATTTGGGAGACGAGTGGTGGACCCAGGGCGACAATTCAG GTGTGTCAGAGGTAGAGGAGGACACACAGCCACTTGAAGAAGAACAACCGAAGAAATCTACCTCAAAGAAAAGGAAGGGTGAAAAACAGGTTCAAGACAACACCAAgaaaaagaagaggaagaaaaCGGTTAAG AAAGAATGTTTCATCACACAGGAGAGATCAGAGGAGAAAGACGATAAGGAGTCCAACAAAAACAAGAAGAGAAGAAAG AAGAAGAAAACCATCACAGATGTTCTGACGAGCGCCGAGCCGGTGCCGGGCTCTCCAGCTGACCTTGTGAGCCTTTTAAAGAGTCACCACAGCCAGACCCGCTCTGTTATTGAGCAGGAGGAACTGATGCTAAGCG AGTCTTGTTTCCTCAGCTCTAATGACCTTACACATAGCTTGTCTTCCTACCTCAAAGAAG TTTGTCCAAAGTGGGCAAAAATACAGAAGCAGCACAGCCAGACCCGTTCAGTGGTGTTGCTCATCGTTTGCGGATCTGCTCTAAGAACGATTGATCTCATTAA GCATCTGATAGCGTTCAAAGGACAAGCTAAAGTGCTGAAGCTGTTCGCAAAACACATCAAGGTGGATGAACAGATAAAGTTACTGAGTAAAGGTGTGACCCATATTGCTGTTGGAACTCCTGGGAGAATTTGTGCTCTGTTAGAGAAAG AGGGTTTGACTACACAAGGACTAAAATATCTGGTTCTGGACTGGAACTACCGAGACCAGAAGCACAGGAGAATGGTGGATATACCAGAG GTGAAAGGAGACTTGCTGAAAATGATGGACCATGGTCTAATTCAGAGCTGCAGGGAAGGAACAGTTAAAATAGGACTCTTTTAA